Proteins encoded together in one Camelina sativa cultivar DH55 chromosome 9, Cs, whole genome shotgun sequence window:
- the LOC104711414 gene encoding peroxidase 33, translating into MKFSSSSTTSYTWTLLITLGCLMLRASLSDAQLTPTFYDTSCPNVTNIVRDTIVNELRSDPRIAGSILRLHFHDCFVNGCDASILLDNTTSFQTEKDALGNANSTRGFDVIDRMKAAIERACPRTVSCADMLTIAAQQSVTLAGGPSWKVPLGRRDSLQAFLELANNNLPAPDLTLPELKANFKNVGLDRPSDLVALSGGHTFGKNQCRFIIDRLYNFGETGLPDPTLNTTYLQTLRGLCPQNGNLSALVDFDLRTPTVFDNKYYVNLKEQKGLIQTDQELFSSPNATDTIPLVRAFADGTQKFFDAFVEAMNRMGNITLLTGTQGEIRLNCRVVNSNSLLHDVVEIVDFVSSM; encoded by the exons atgaagttctcttcatcttctacaACTTCGTACACTTGGACACTCTTAATCACATTGGGATGTCTTATGCTTCGTGCGTCCTTGTCCGATGCTCAACTTACTCCTACCTTTTACGACACTTCATGTCCTAACGTCACCAACATCGTTAGAGATACTATAGTAAACGAACTAAGATCGGACCCTCGTATTGCGGGGAGTATCCTTCGTCTTCACTTCCACGACTGCTTTGTTAAT GGTTGTGATGCATCAATCTTGTTAGACAACACGACATCATTTCAAACAGAGAAAGATGCGTTAGGAAACGCAAATTCAACTAGGGGATTTGATGTGATTGATAGAATGAAAGCCGCAATAGAGAGGGCGTGCCCAAGAACCGTTTCATGCGCAGATATGCTCACCATTGCAGCTCAACAATCTGTTACTTTG GCAGGAGGTCCCTCTTGGAAGGTTCCTTTGGGGAGAAGAGACAGCTTGCAAGCATTTTTGGAACTCGCTAATAATAATCTTCCAGCTCCAGACTTAACACTTCCAGAACTTAAGgccaattttaaaaatgttggcCTCGATCGTCCTTCTGATCTTGTTGCTCTCTCcg ggGGTCACACATTTGGTAAAAATCAATGTCGATTTATCATTGACAGATTATACAACTTCGGCGAGACCGGATTACCTGATCCTACTCTCAACACTACTTACCTCCAAACTCTTCGTGGACTATGTCCCCAAAATGGCAATTTAAGTGCCTTGGTGGATTTCGATCTGCGTACGCCTACGGTTTTCGACAACAAATACTACGTGAAtctaaaagaacaaaaaggtcTTATCCAAACCGATCAAGAGTTGTTCTCTAGCCCCAATGCCACAGACACGATCCCCTTGGTGAGAGCATTTGCTGATGGCACACAAAAATTCTTTGATGCGTTCGTGGAGGCAATGAACAGGATGGGAAATATTACACTTCTTACTGGAACTCAAGGAGAAATCAGGTTGAATTGTAGAGTGGTGAACTCCAACTCTCTACTCCATGATGTGGTGGAGATTGTTGACTTTGTTAGCTCAATGTGA